A window of the bacterium genome harbors these coding sequences:
- a CDS encoding DEAD/DEAH box helicase family protein — protein MTFKWDPNDSKTRTPYIADAVSKIVAGYSDGSPKVAASIPPRFGKSNIIYAVAQELRVAHQCPATIVIAPWTTLAEQLRDEKKYIDHLKHYETRGDTFATGDPNLRDPYWSEARTGASNPFTLFTTTIGKANLNTRVLLNGFKLCRERTGKRGTLVIDECHLLKGDKPWGDLYESAIAAGVYCVVMTGTPYRSDKTTLPGFAYSDVSEKSAVVSRFAFKEIVGTKIHGETVKSQNNTVCKEIMPDVSITWAGRLVRCDVQAFCDLGRLQCSYPNPAEGDPVTSLSEMGPARKNLRAMVESPTLLQKCCETTIDRWLSSEPDWQEKRPQWMVMAGSDFGNDDG, from the coding sequence GTGACCTTTAAATGGGATCCGAATGATTCTAAGACCAGAACTCCATATATTGCTGACGCTGTAAGCAAGATAGTTGCCGGATATAGCGATGGATCCCCAAAGGTTGCGGCATCGATTCCGCCAAGGTTTGGGAAAAGCAACATCATCTATGCTGTTGCTCAGGAATTGCGTGTTGCTCACCAGTGTCCAGCAACGATTGTTATTGCTCCGTGGACAACGCTTGCAGAACAACTTCGAGACGAGAAGAAATACATAGATCACCTGAAGCATTACGAAACTAGGGGAGATACTTTTGCGACTGGCGATCCGAATTTGCGGGATCCGTATTGGTCGGAAGCGCGGACGGGTGCATCAAATCCGTTCACTCTGTTCACAACAACAATCGGAAAAGCAAATCTCAATACAAGGGTACTCTTAAACGGTTTCAAGTTATGCCGTGAGCGGACTGGTAAGCGCGGGACTCTCGTAATTGATGAGTGTCATCTTCTAAAGGGCGATAAGCCTTGGGGCGATCTATATGAATCTGCCATCGCGGCGGGGGTTTATTGCGTTGTCATGACGGGCACGCCGTATCGGTCTGATAAGACAACTCTTCCAGGGTTCGCATATTCCGACGTTTCTGAAAAATCGGCAGTTGTTTCCAGGTTTGCGTTTAAGGAGATTGTCGGAACCAAGATACATGGAGAAACAGTCAAATCCCAGAATAACACAGTCTGCAAAGAGATCATGCCTGACGTTTCCATCACTTGGGCCGGACGGCTCGTGCGGTGCGATGTGCAGGCTTTCTGCGATTTAGGTCGATTGCAATGTTCGTATCCCAATCCAGCCGAAGGCGATCCGGTAACCTCACTAAGTGAAATGGGGCCGGCACGCAAGAATCTTCGGGCAATGGTTGAGTCTCCAACTCTATTGCAGAAGTGTTGCGAAACGACAATTGACAGGTGGTTATCTTCCGAACCAGACTGGCAAGAAAAGAGACCGCAATGGATGGTAATGGCGGGTTCGGACTTTGGTAATGACGATGGTTAA
- a CDS encoding HNH endonuclease: MSKSDRVAVWFNSLGVCQHCGKAIEYLGVWDNDHVLPKSKGGSNGLENRQMLCAKCNRSKGALDDEIAKARVRDRDL, encoded by the coding sequence ATGTCGAAATCTGATAGGGTTGCTGTTTGGTTTAATAGTCTCGGAGTGTGTCAGCACTGCGGAAAAGCTATTGAATATCTTGGCGTGTGGGACAACGACCACGTTCTGCCAAAGTCAAAAGGTGGATCCAACGGACTCGAAAATCGTCAAATGCTTTGCGCCAAGTGCAATCGCTCAAAGGGTGCATTAGATGACGAAATTGCAAAAGCTCGAGTTAGAGACCGTGACCTTTAA